A DNA window from Drosophila biarmipes strain raj3 chromosome 2R, RU_DBia_V1.1, whole genome shotgun sequence contains the following coding sequences:
- the LOC108029996 gene encoding uncharacterized protein LOC108029996 yields MKDKFQMSEHELTYRRLLPTCRVVVSVMACISFVSAVTAGYLFMTSLAGVSQAVKIVWTTGSAAYALVSLLLIIGVWKVIRWLVYPYMCMLLMAIAVYTMILQVLFKNLPAAVFTSVAISFLFLGIALHTTKTMEENRGSAST; encoded by the exons atgaagGACAAATTTCAGATGAGCGAACACGAATTGACCTATAGAAGACTTCTGCCAACGTGCCGGGTGGTCGTCTCCGTAATGGCCTGCATATCCTTTGTGTCGGCTGTGACTGCCGGCTACCTTTTCATGACCAGCTTGGCGGGAGTTTCTCAGGCGGTCAAGATTGTGTGGACCACTGGGTCGGCGGCCTATGCGTTGGTCTCGCTTCTGCTTATTATTGGAGTTTGGAAG GTGATTAGGTGGCTGGTTTATCCGTACATGTGCATGCTCCTCATGGCCATTGCCGTCTACACGATGATCCTGCAGGTGTTATTCAAGAATCTCCCGGCTGCCGTCTTCACATCCGTGGCTATTAGCTTTCTATTCCTGGGCATTGCTTTGCACACGACCAAAACTATGGAGGAAAATCGCGGAAGTGCATCCACTTAG
- the LOC108030406 gene encoding uncharacterized protein LOC108030406: MSSLQRDWHLQGSRGSVYCASEPDPAGGVQYESGGRLLHTNPAEGAGGGAGVAGSADGVGLECGSLFSVVSAPPAPLPDIVVPPELGAKHLESLGLPAAAFRSGCCSPNTSPMRRPATLSLDTQCCPRTLHASLLEHHISELEEDDNENLLTVSSITARPLIAKSHELRSSRKSGSGSGSGLNTARSRCVRRAKERERDRMAIPKRSKQVAKDRDSSTTTTESGGGNVEPPDGGYGWFIVFGAFSVQFWVAGLVKSYGVLYVEIMETFPSSTATVASWIPAILSALCLVLAPLSSALCQRFSCRAVVFVGGIFCAMGMILSYFATSLLHLLFTFGILTGIGGGLSTTPGIVIVSQYFDKHRALANGICVSGTAAGSFILPVLIKHLAENCGFHGTILILGGCMLHVCVSATLYRPISAYTDQDSGQGQEETAKPLNEDINPSTTGILTTSTYLDTCEVGAGHELSDKFIEHLFLEESKNHLNYYASKQPAQDKSAQESDDEVKDIIGETTFIKPMKKVRSSGLLHSVEDLSTDSTWVYRKHSGTDSNRGSRRRRNVFSNDEVISKIQAHLEKPLSPPSVVSRGLSKSMEIPTPVSNLSDLNQQTSEQAEHGILDSQLVESIDGDCLGVPDEDDEEQGPRTCCERIEMYLDISLLQDPSFILMCLSVTLMSVGCPYMLYYLPAHVISIGYNKSEAGYLVAVSAVLDLIGRLGLGWLSDLQLFDRKKTYTLCILGAGCAVLTIPFAKTLVLVGLSAAVYGLCLGSWYVLMPVLLADVFGTDRISSSYGLVRMFQSIGAISVPPLAGLMRDLSGDYEICFYCMGSCMVLGCTPLIVWSVLEARNHRLFVQREEEDCEEA; the protein is encoded by the exons ATGTCGTCCCTACAGCGTGACTGGCATTTACAG GGTTCCCGGGGATCGGTTTACTGCGCGAGTGAACCGGACCCAGCTGGTGGAGTCCAGTACGAGTCGGGAGGGCGCCTTCTCCACACGAATCCGGCTGAGGGCGCCGGCGGTGGGGCGGGCGTGGCCGGGTCAGCTGACGGAGTGGGCCTCGAGTGCGGCTCCCTGTTCTCGGTGGTGTCGGCGCCACCGGCTCCACTGCCCGACATCGTGGTGCCCCCTGAGCTGGGTGCCAAGCACTTGGAGTCACTGGGCCTGCCCGCCGCCGCCTTCCGCTCCGGATGCTGCTCGCCTAACACCTCGCCAATGCGACGACCCGCCACCCTCAGCCTGGACACGCAATGCTGCCCGAGGACCCTGCACGCCAGCCTGCTGGAGCACCACATCTCCGAGCTGGAGGAGGACGACAACGAGAACCTGCTGACCGTGTCCAGCATCACGGCGCGTCCGCTGATCGCCAAATCGCACGAGCTTCGCAGCAGCCGAAAGTCCGGCTCCGGTTCCGGATCCGGCTTGAATACGGCCCGGAGCAGGTGCGTCCGCCGGGCCaaggagcgggagcgggataGAATGGCCATTCCCAAGCGAAGCAAACAGGTAGCCAAGGACAGGGACTCCTCGACGACCACGACGGAGAGTGGCGGTGGCAATGTGGAGCCTCCGGACGGTGGCTACGGCTGGTTCATCGTCTTTGGGGCCTTTTCCGTGCAATTCTGGGTGGCCGGACTGGTCAAGTCGTACGGCGTGCTGTACGTGGAGATCATGGAGACGTTTCCCAGCTCCACGGCCACGGTGGCCTCCTGGATTCCTGCAATCCTCTCCGCTCTGTGCTTGGTCCTGGCTCCTCTCTCGAGTGCACTGTGCCAGCGATTCTCGTGCCGGGCGGTCGTCTTCGTGGGCGGCATCTTCTGTGCCATGGGCATGATTCTCAGCTACTTTGCCACCAGTCTGCTGCACCTGCTCTTCACCTTTGGCATACTCACAG GAATTGGCGGAGGTCTCTCCACGACGCCGGGCATCGTCATAGTGTCCCAGTACTTTGATAAGCACCGTGCCCTGGCCAATGGCATTTGCGTGTCGGGCACCGCCGCTGGCAGCTTTATCCTGCCCGTGCTGATAAAGCACCTGGCGGAGAACTGTGGCTTCCATGGAACCATTCTCATCCTGGGCGGCTGCATGCTGCACGTCTGCGTCTCGGCCACCCTGTATCGCCCTATCAGTGCCTACACGGATCAGGATTcggggcaggggcaggaggAGACGGCGAAGCCCCTCAACGAGGACATCAATCCTAGCACCACGGGAATCCTGACCACCTCCACCTACCTGGACACCTGCGAGGTGGGTGCGGGCCACGAGCTGAGCGACAAGTTCATCGAGCACCTGTTCCTGGAGGAGTCCAAGAACCACCTCAACTACTATGCCAGCAAGCAGCCAG CCCAGGACAAATCGGCCCAGGAGAGCGACGACGAGGTAAAGGACATTATTGGCGAGACCACCTTCATCAAGCCCATGAAGAAGGTGCGCAGCTCGGGACTGCTGCACTCCGTGGAGGATCTCAGCACGGATTCCACTTGGGTGTACCGCAAGCACTCCGGCACGGACTCGAACCGGGGAAGTCGTCGCCGACGCAATGTCTTCTCCAACGACGAGGTGATCTCGAAGATCCAGGCGCACTTGGAGAAGCCCCTCTCGCCGCCGAGCGTAGTCAGTCGTGGACTCAGCAAGAGCATGGAGATACCCACGCCGGTGAGCAACCTCAGCGATCTCAATCAGCAGACGTCGGAGCAGGCGGAGCACGGCATCCTCGACTCCCAGCTGGTGGAGTCCATCGATGGCGACTGCCTTGGAGTGCCCGATGAGGACGACGAGGAGCAGGGACCACGCACTTGCTGTGAGCGCATCGAGATGTACCTGGACATTAGCCTGCTGCAGGACCCGAGCTTCATCCTAATGTGCCTCTCCGTCACCCTGATGTCCGTCGGCTGTCCCTACATGCTGTACTACCTACCCGCCCACGTTATATCTATAG gcTACAATAAAAGCGAGGCGGGATACCTGGTGGCCGTTAGCGCAGTTCTGGATTTAATTGGGCGTCTGGGCCTCGGCTGGCTGAGCGATCTGCAGCTCTTCGACCGCAAGAAGACCTATACCTTGTG CATTTTGGGCGCCGGGTGTGCCGTACTCACGATTCCCTTTGCCAAGACCCTGGTTTTGGTGGGCCTGTCGGCTGCTGTCTACGGACTGTGCCTGGGCAGCTGGTATGTCCTGATGCCCGTCCTGCTGGCCGATGTGTTCGGGACGGACAGGATCAGCTCGAGCTATGGGCTGGTGAGGATGTTCCAGAGCATCGGAGCCATCTCGGTGCCCCCGCTGGCGGGTCTGATGCGGGATCTCTCCGGGGACTACGAGATCTGCTTCTACTGCATGGGATCCTGCATGGTGCTCGGCTGCACCCCGCTGATCGTGTGGTCCGTCCTGGAGGCACGCAACCACCGGTTGTTTGTCCAGCGCGAGGAGGAGGACTGCGAGGAGGCCTAA
- the LOC108030399 gene encoding membrane-bound transcription factor site-2 protease: MDPLVFFVVLASLYGVLYFFDRFFKSCMHYPYDAFLKNTGLSVNFMSLHWHTSAFNRTLLRWGSAGNSCTRRVMLTSFNVGVLVTFSLLPVGLILLIATIFSSGDQESSASASSPVGVPVQLEILLPGVNLPLQEIGYYITTLVLCLVVHEMGHALAAVMEDVPVTGFGIKFIFCLPLAYTELSHDHLNGLRWFRKLRVLCAGIWHNFVFAGVCYLLISTVGITMSPLYAYNQHVVVTELTRKSPLRGERGLQVDNLITQINGCPVDSEESWVACLQNSLKLKPGYCVSADFVQLNDESSAISHHSIDGQLQCCDELNPNVSCFEVVEDVNGDVPVELPQHVCLNVRRTLEEVTEHCSSGVCNEGFCLRPLIRNITAIMTFKRQNSRGEKLPPVIYVGHPWDVTRTVDVSAFVPRFSFLRAAWPDAWLLLLKYNVVFSIGLALINAIPCFGFDGAHITSTVIHSFLVGRVDQHAKRDLISVIITSVGSLLFALALLKVAWLSFLRPLL, from the exons ATGGATCCCTTGGTGTTCTTCGTAGTATTAGCCTCGCTATATGGCGTTCTGTACTTCTTCGACCGCTTCTTCAAA AGCTGCATGCACTACCCGTACGATGCCTTTCTCAAGAACACCGGACTGAGTGTCAACTTTATGAGCCTCCACTGGCACACAAGTGCCTTTAATAGGACCCTTCTGCGTTGGGGATCCGCCGGAAACAGCTGCACTCGTAGAGTAATGCTCACCAGCTTCAACGTCGGAGTCCTGGTCACCTTTTCGTTGCTACCGGTTGGGCTCATCCTGCTCATTGCCACTATCTTCAGCAGTGGCGATCAGGAAAGCTCTGCGTCTGCATCCTCGCCGGTTGGCGTGCCCGTGCAGTTGGAAATTCTGCTGCCTGGTGTCAACCTGCCGCTGCAGGAGATTGGCTACTACATCACCACCCTGGTGCTCTGTCTAGTTGTCCACGAGATGGGGCATGCCCTGGCCGCTGTGATGGAAGATGTGCCCGTCACCGGATTCGGGATAAAG TTCATCTTCTGCCTGCCCTTGGCATACACGGAGCTCTCCCATGATCACCTCAACGGCCTGCGTTGGTTCCGCAAGCTACGCGTTTTGTGCGCCGGCATCTGGCACAACTTTGTGTTCGCCGGCGTGTGCTACCTCCTAATCTCAACGGTGGGCATCACCATGTCACCACTGTACGCCTACAACCAGCACGTGGTGGTCACCGAATTAACCAGGAAATCTCCGCTGCGAGGGGAGCGCGGCCTGCAGGTGGATAATCTAATCACCCAAATTAACGGCTGTCCGGTGGACAGCGAGGAGAGCTGGGTGGCCTGCCTGCAGAACTCCCTGAAACTCAAACCGGGCTACTGTGTCAGTGCGGACTTTGTGCAGCTAAACGACGAGAGCAGCGCCATTTCGCATCACAGTATCGATGGACAGCTGCAGTGCTGCGATGAACTGAATCCCAATGTGAGCTGCTTCGAGGTGGTGGAGGATGTCAACGGAGATGTGCCCGTGGAGCTGCCGCAGCATGTGTGCCTAAACGTGCGCCGCACTTTGGAAGAGGTAACCGAGCACTGTTCCTCGGGAGTCTGCAACGAGGGCTTCTGCCTGCGCCCGCTGATTCGAAATATCACTGCCATAATGACGTTTAAGCGGCAGAATTCACGGGGAGAAAAGCTGCCGCCGGTGATCTATGTGGGTCATCCCTGGGATGTGACCCGAACAGTGGATGTCTCCGCCTTTGTGCCGCGGTTCTCCTTCCTAAGGGCAGCGTGGCCGGACGCCTGGCTGCTGCTACTCAAGTACAACGTTGTCTTCAGCATAGGATTGGCCCTGATCAATGCCATCCCCTGCTTTGGCTTCGATGGCGCCCACATCACCAGCACCGTGATACACAGCTTCTTGGTGGGCCGCGTGGACCAGCATGCCAAGAGGGATCTCATCTCGGTGATCATCACCAGCGTGGGCTCTCTGCTCTTCGCACTGGCCCTGCTTAAGGTGGCCTGGCTGAGTTTCCTGCGACCTCTGCTTTAG
- the LOC108030400 gene encoding LYR motif-containing protein 2, which yields MSKIPKTTLSLKQFMLRQEVLKLYRDIFRTIRQVPDKNSQLELRSWARHDFQTNRHQSDEVAIKMLIQHGRRSLTELRTSLHLSGVSEGK from the exons ATGAGCAAAATACCAAAAACAACACTAAGTTTAAAGCAG TTTATGCTGCGTCAAGAGGTCCTGAAGCTATACCGGGACATCTTCCGCACCATCCGCCAAGTTCCCGACAAAAACAGCCAGCTGGAGCTGCGATCCTGGGCACGACACGACTTCCAGACGAATCGccaccaaagtgacgaggtGGCCATCAAGATGCTCATCCAGCACGGCAGACGCAGCCTCACAGAACTAAGGACCAGCCTCCACTTGAGCGGTGTGAGCGAGGGCAAATAG